A stretch of Eubalaena glacialis isolate mEubGla1 chromosome 10, mEubGla1.1.hap2.+ XY, whole genome shotgun sequence DNA encodes these proteins:
- the CHRM1 gene encoding muscarinic acetylcholine receptor M1 has protein sequence MNTSAPPAVSPNITVLAPGKGPWQVAFIGITTGLLSLATVTGNLLVLISFKVNTELKTVNNYFLLSLACADLIIGTFSMNLYTTYLLMGHWALGTLACDLWLALDYVASNASVMNLLLISFDRYFSVTRPLSYRAKRTPRRAALMIGLAWLVSFVLWAPAILFWQYLVGERTVLAGQCYIQFLSQPIITFGTAMAAFYLPVTVMCTLYWRIYRETENRARELAALQGSETPGKGGGSSSSSERSQPGAEGSPETPPGRCCRCCRAPRLLQAYSWKEEEEEDEGSMESLTSSEGEEPGSEVVIKMPMVDPEAQAPAKQPPRSSPNTVKRPTRKGRERAGKGQKPRGKEQLAKRKTFSLVKEKKAARTLSAILLAFILTWTPYNIMVLVSTFCKDCVPETLWELGYWLCYVNSTINPMCYALCNKAFRDTFRLLLLCRWDKRRWRKIPKRPGSVHRTPSRQC, from the coding sequence ATGAATACCTCAGCCCCACCCGCCGTCAGCCCCAACATCACCGTCCTGGCACCGGGAAAGGGTCCCTGGCAAGTGGCCTTCATTGGGATCACCACGGGCCTCCTGTCACTGGCCACGGTGACGGGCAACCTGCTGGTACTCATCTCCTTCAAGGTCAACACGGAGCTCAAGACGGTCAACAACTACTTCCTGCTGAGCCTGGCCTGTGCCGACCTCATCATTGGCACCTTCTCCATGAACCTCTACACCACGTATCTGCTCATGGGCCACTGGGCTCTGGGCACGCTGGCCTGCGACCTCTGGCTGGCCCTGGACTACGTGGCCAGCAACGCCTCGGTCATGAACCTGCTGCTCATCAGCTTTGACCGCTACTTCTCCGTGACCCGGCCCCTGAGCTACCGCGCCAAGCGCACACCCCGCCGGGCGGCCCTGATGATCGGCCTGGCCTGGCTGGTTTCTTTCGTCCTCTGGGCCCCAGCCATCCTCTTCTGGCAGTACCTGGTAGGGGAGCGGACGGTGCTGGCCGGGCAGTGCTACATCCAGTTCCTCTCCCAGCCCATCATCACCTTTGGCACAGCCATGGCTGCCTTCTACCTCCCTGTCACGGTCATGTGCACGCTCTACTGGCGCATCTACCGGGAGACAGAGAACCGGGCCCGGGAGCTGGCGGCCCTGCAGGGCTCCGAGACGCCGGGGAAGgggggcggcagcagcagcagctcagAGAGGTCCCAGCCAGGGGCTGAGGGCTCCCCGGAGACCCCTCCAGGgcgctgctgccgctgctgccgAGCGCCCCGGCTACTCCAGGCCTACagctggaaggaggaggaggaggaggatgaaggcTCCATGGAGTCCCTCACGTCCTCGGAGGGTGAGGAGCCCGGCTCCGAGGTGGTGATCAAGATGCCCATGGTGGACCCCGAGGCGCAGGCCCCCGCCAAGCAGCCGCCCCGGAGCTCCCCGAATACGGTCAAGAGGCCGACCCGGAAGGGGCGTGAGCGAGCGGGCAAGGGCCAGAAGCCCCGTGGGAAGGAGCAACTGGCCAAGCGGAAGACCTTCTCGCTGGTCAAGGAGAAGAAGGCGGCTCGGACCCTGAGCGCCATCCTGCTGGCCTTCATCCTCACCTGGACACCGTACAACATCATGGTGCTGGTGTCCACTTTCTGCAAGGACTGTGTTCCCGAGACCCTGTGGGAGCTGGGCTACTGGCTGTGCTACGTCAACAGCACCATCAACCCCATGTGCTATGCGCTCTGCAACAAAGCCTTCCGGGACACCTTCCGCCTGCTGCTGCTCTGCCGCTGGGACAAGCGTCGCTGGCGCAAGATCCCCAAGCGCCCCGGCTCTGTGCACCGCACCCCCTCCCGCCAATGCTGA